A stretch of Desulfarculaceae bacterium DNA encodes these proteins:
- a CDS encoding class I SAM-dependent methyltransferase — MDRIFEAAEAKKYERWLESGQGRDYVRLSTTLLDRALDFRPGWRVLDVGCGLGVHLAHLAKRGALTWGLEAGPVTARMAAGRLGPKAEVELGDAHELPYEDNSFDAVILVNTLEFTERRAQVVAEAARVASSRLCLISLNPLSPWQWLARRPGSAHPFADAALLPPWSLFRLVREVLGPVPRSWAGSRPWPGSSLRHWPLGRLFAVCAAVTPIYRTRPLTVKAHHGGQQAQPVAGHGRVSVLQRVK, encoded by the coding sequence ATGGATCGAATCTTTGAAGCGGCCGAGGCCAAAAAGTACGAACGCTGGCTGGAGAGCGGCCAGGGGCGGGACTACGTCCGCCTGAGCACCACCCTGCTGGACCGCGCCCTGGACTTCCGCCCCGGCTGGCGGGTCTTGGACGTGGGCTGCGGCCTGGGAGTGCACCTGGCCCATCTGGCCAAGCGCGGGGCCCTGACCTGGGGCCTGGAGGCAGGGCCGGTTACCGCGCGCATGGCCGCCGGGCGCCTGGGGCCCAAGGCCGAGGTGGAGCTGGGCGACGCCCATGAGCTGCCCTACGAGGACAACAGCTTCGACGCGGTGATCCTGGTCAACACCCTGGAGTTCACCGAACGCCGGGCTCAGGTGGTGGCCGAGGCGGCTCGGGTGGCCTCCAGCCGTCTGTGCCTCATCTCGCTCAACCCTCTTTCGCCCTGGCAGTGGCTGGCCCGGCGGCCCGGCTCGGCCCACCCCTTCGCGGACGCGGCCCTGTTGCCGCCCTGGTCCTTGTTCCGCCTGGTGCGCGAGGTGCTGGGCCCGGTGCCCCGTTCCTGGGCGGGCAGCCGGCCCTGGCCGGGATCGAGCCTGCGTCACTGGCCCCTGGGGAGGCTCTTCGCGGTGTGCGCGGCGGTCACCCCCATCTACCGTACCCGCCCCCTGACCGTGAAGGCCCACCACGGCGGGCAGCAGGCCCAGCCGGTGGCCGGGCACGGGCGGGTTAGCGTTTTGCAGCGTGTCAAATAG
- a CDS encoding molybdopterin-binding protein gives MEFDCGDQCAAGPVGRLVTLDDAVGLVLAHDMTEIVPGKSKAPAFKKGHVVRPEDLERLARMGKRHLYVLDIAPDQMHENEAAEMLAEALSGPGIEKKGPPSEGKIVLIAAHDGLFDLDVERLTRFNLSSEVMCATIHRNSVVRKGQDLAGTRAIPLVVARAAVEEAAALAAQDGGLLKVLPFSPLKAGVVVTGNEVAHGLIEDRFAPIVTAKLEALGASVMGVEVAPDDKAAVMNAIKSLARRGAEMIITTAGMSVDPDDVTRMAIAEAGGKNLLYGTPVLPGAMFLVGDLAAPQGDIPILGVPACALFHPTTILDLILPRVLAGERFTRASIAALAHGGYCQNCADGCRFPVCGFGRGN, from the coding sequence ATGGAATTCGACTGCGGCGACCAGTGCGCCGCCGGGCCGGTGGGGAGGCTGGTCACCCTTGACGATGCGGTGGGCCTGGTCTTGGCCCACGACATGACCGAGATCGTGCCCGGCAAGAGCAAGGCGCCCGCCTTCAAGAAGGGCCACGTGGTGCGCCCCGAGGACCTGGAGCGCCTGGCCCGCATGGGCAAGCGCCACCTCTACGTCCTGGACATCGCCCCGGACCAGATGCACGAGAACGAGGCCGCCGAGATGCTGGCCGAGGCCCTGTCCGGCCCGGGCATCGAAAAGAAAGGCCCGCCCTCGGAGGGCAAGATCGTGCTCATCGCGGCCCATGACGGGCTGTTCGACCTGGATGTGGAACGCCTGACCCGCTTCAATCTGAGCAGCGAGGTGATGTGCGCCACTATCCACCGCAACTCCGTGGTGCGCAAAGGCCAGGATCTGGCCGGCACCCGGGCCATCCCCCTGGTGGTGGCGCGCGCGGCGGTGGAGGAGGCGGCCGCCCTGGCCGCCCAGGACGGCGGCTTGCTCAAGGTGCTGCCCTTTAGCCCGCTAAAGGCCGGGGTGGTGGTCACGGGCAACGAGGTGGCCCACGGGCTCATCGAGGACCGCTTCGCGCCCATCGTCACCGCCAAGCTGGAGGCTCTGGGGGCCTCGGTGATGGGGGTGGAGGTGGCCCCGGACGACAAGGCCGCGGTCATGAACGCCATCAAGAGCCTGGCCCGGCGCGGGGCGGAGATGATCATCACCACCGCGGGCATGAGCGTGGACCCGGACGACGTGACCCGCATGGCCATCGCCGAGGCCGGGGGCAAAAACCTGCTCTACGGCACCCCGGTGCTGCCCGGCGCCATGTTCCTGGTGGGCGACCTGGCCGCCCCCCAAGGCGACATCCCCATTTTGGGGGTGCCGGCCTGCGCCCTGTTCCACCCCACCACCATCCTGGACCTGATCCTGCCCCGGGTGCTGGCCGGCGAGCGCTTCACCCGCGCCAGCATCGCGGCCCTGGCCCATGGCGGCTATTGCCAAAACTGCGCCGACGGCTGCCGCTTCCCGGTGTGCGGCTTCGGGCGGGGCAACTAG
- a CDS encoding chemotaxis protein CheW, whose product MAQLPTSQRERLPWVILRLGRHHLALSTRQVREMTAMPAVTPVPGDSPLLRGMIDLRGELLPLMDLRRVLGLPSLEQEMARMDELLARGEREHRAWLEELTSAADQGRRFAQPLAPEECAFGRWYAAASPDDPFLISHMAALDAPHCQAHEAAAEVSELLALGLYGQARELLARHQALALSRLPRRIQAARQALREAGREIAVVADNPGGGPLALAVDEVVAVEEVSAGTARLEQADLGPLNRRLLAGVGQRPDGEMVFLLEADQLLAQGRALAAQA is encoded by the coding sequence TTGGCCCAGCTCCCCACCAGCCAACGGGAGCGGCTGCCCTGGGTGATCCTGCGCCTGGGGCGGCACCATCTGGCCCTATCCACCCGGCAGGTGCGCGAAATGACCGCCATGCCCGCCGTGACTCCGGTGCCGGGCGACAGCCCCCTGCTGCGGGGCATGATCGACCTGCGCGGCGAGTTGCTGCCCCTGATGGACCTGCGCCGGGTGCTGGGCCTGCCCTCCCTGGAGCAGGAGATGGCCCGGATGGACGAGCTATTGGCCCGGGGCGAGCGCGAGCACCGCGCCTGGCTGGAAGAGCTGACCTCGGCCGCGGACCAGGGCCGCCGCTTCGCCCAGCCCCTGGCCCCGGAGGAGTGCGCCTTTGGCCGCTGGTACGCGGCCGCCTCGCCGGATGATCCCTTCCTGATCTCCCACATGGCCGCCTTGGACGCGCCTCACTGTCAGGCCCATGAGGCCGCCGCCGAGGTTTCCGAGCTGTTGGCCCTGGGCCTATACGGCCAGGCGCGGGAGCTGCTGGCCCGGCACCAGGCCCTGGCCTTGTCGCGTTTGCCCCGGCGCATCCAGGCCGCCCGCCAGGCCCTGCGCGAGGCGGGCCGCGAGATCGCGGTGGTGGCCGACAATCCCGGCGGAGGGCCCCTGGCCCTGGCCGTGGACGAGGTGGTGGCCGTGGAGGAGGTGAGCGCCGGGACGGCGCGCCTGGAGCAGGCGGACCTGGGCCCCCTGAACCGGCGGCTCCTGGCCGGGGTGGGCCAGCGGCCCGACGGCGAGATGGTGTTCTTGCTGGAGGCCGATCAGCTATTGGCCCAGGGCCGCGCCCTGGCCGCCCAAGCTTAG
- a CDS encoding PEP-CTERM sorting domain-containing protein (PEP-CTERM proteins occur, often in large numbers, in the proteomes of bacteria that also encode an exosortase, a predicted intramembrane cysteine proteinase. The presence of a PEP-CTERM domain at a protein's C-terminus predicts cleavage within the sorting domain, followed by covalent anchoring to some some component of the (usually Gram-negative) cell surface. Many PEP-CTERM proteins exhibit an unusual sequence composition that includes large numbers of potential glycosylation sites. Expression of one such protein has been shown restore the ability of a bacterium to form floc, a type of biofilm.) yields the protein MRIIRFVIVLAVTMLLLGSGSAMADTMNVAYRGNSNVQVWVDGQSRNAITAEFYTPTTYQDAIWFGYCVDPLQNFKNPITPGDPNLWSGPEISPPVTNYDWREVAWLMENYAPGADWVSDPGSVNYGSPAVKLAIQAVQLAIWEVVLDHSTTYTSGSVTDTNSRFYTLSGTTAAMAGSYLVALSEYKTANNGNISLTGQYLINDQNDRQDLTMGTGGAAGTPEPATMLLMGSALAAGAGFFRRRRKRSAKAPA from the coding sequence ATGAGAATTATTAGGTTTGTCATAGTGTTGGCTGTGACCATGCTGCTGCTGGGCAGCGGATCGGCCATGGCCGACACCATGAACGTGGCCTATCGAGGCAACAGCAACGTGCAGGTATGGGTTGACGGTCAGTCGCGCAACGCCATCACTGCCGAGTTTTACACGCCCACCACCTATCAGGACGCAATCTGGTTCGGCTACTGCGTGGACCCGCTGCAGAACTTCAAGAACCCCATCACCCCGGGCGACCCCAACCTGTGGTCCGGGCCGGAGATCAGCCCGCCGGTGACCAACTACGACTGGCGCGAGGTGGCCTGGCTCATGGAGAACTACGCTCCGGGCGCGGACTGGGTGAGCGACCCCGGCTCGGTGAACTACGGCTCGCCCGCGGTGAAGCTGGCCATCCAGGCAGTGCAGTTGGCCATCTGGGAGGTGGTGCTGGATCACTCCACCACCTACACCTCGGGCAGCGTCACTGACACCAACAGCCGCTTCTACACCCTTAGCGGCACGACCGCGGCCATGGCCGGCAGCTACCTGGTGGCCCTGAGCGAGTACAAGACCGCCAACAACGGCAACATCTCGCTCACCGGACAGTACCTGATCAATGACCAGAACGACCGCCAGGACCTGACCATGGGCACCGGCGGCGCGGCGGGCACCCCGGAGCCGGCCACCATGCTGCTCATGGGCAGCGCTTTGGCCGCGGGCGCGGGCTTCTTCCGCCGCCGCCGCAAGAGAAGCGCCAAGGCCCCCGCCTAG
- a CDS encoding DUF1328 domain-containing protein, producing MLKWAVIFLVIALIAALFGFGGIAAAAAGIAKILFFAFIIFFLVALIAGLVARGRAPRP from the coding sequence ATGCTTAAGTGGGCTGTCATTTTTTTGGTCATCGCCTTGATCGCCGCCCTTTTCGGTTTCGGCGGCATCGCGGCGGCCGCGGCGGGAATCGCCAAGATCCTGTTCTTCGCCTTTATCATCTTCTTCCTGGTGGCCCTCATCGCCGGGCTTGTCGCGCGGGGGCGCGCACCGCGTCCCTGA
- a CDS encoding iron-sulfur cluster assembly scaffold protein produces MATPPTDPENAAQDQGPALPEAFWNHGLTPSYVGLISQPEGYARRATDCGDAIELFLRIRGGVLSDARCLAEGCLHTVACASALATLARGKDLKQAAALGPEEISRELGGLDAAHMHCAEMAVEVLREALRDACAKRQTPWQAPYQRR; encoded by the coding sequence ATGGCCACGCCGCCCACAGACCCCGAAAACGCCGCCCAGGACCAGGGCCCCGCCCTGCCCGAGGCCTTTTGGAACCACGGCCTCACCCCCAGCTACGTGGGCCTCATCTCCCAGCCCGAGGGCTATGCCCGCCGGGCCACGGACTGCGGCGACGCCATCGAGCTTTTCCTACGCATCCGGGGCGGGGTGCTGAGCGACGCCCGTTGCCTGGCCGAGGGCTGTCTGCATACCGTGGCCTGCGCCAGCGCCCTGGCCACCCTGGCTCGCGGCAAGGACCTCAAGCAGGCCGCCGCCTTGGGCCCGGAGGAGATCAGCCGCGAGCTGGGCGGCCTGGACGCGGCCCACATGCACTGCGCCGAGATGGCCGTGGAGGTGTTGCGCGAGGCCCTGCGCGACGCCTGCGCCAAGCGCCAGACCCCCTGGCAAGCGCCCTACCAGCGGCGCTGA
- a CDS encoding TetR/AcrR family transcriptional regulator: MKPETTHNPDDTRERILDEAERLFAEKGYSAVTVREITSSAGTHLAAVNYHFGNKENLYLEVFRARWLERARRISLPLMELEKRGSFSPEEMVSTMAHAFLGETLTADERQRHHQLVSREMGQQSRVFQLLAQEALVPFMDLATRMWQRCLPHPVDPERLKLIAISIFAQVMYFNFARPVVSLVTGRQYDNEFVEQLVEHITTFALHGLNGDKVQ, encoded by the coding sequence ATGAAGCCGGAAACCACCCACAATCCCGACGACACCCGGGAGCGCATCCTAGACGAAGCGGAGCGCCTGTTCGCCGAGAAGGGCTACAGCGCGGTGACGGTGCGCGAGATAACCTCTTCGGCCGGGACCCATCTGGCGGCGGTTAACTATCACTTCGGCAACAAGGAAAACCTCTATTTGGAGGTGTTCCGCGCCCGTTGGCTGGAGAGGGCCCGCAGGATAAGCCTGCCCCTAATGGAGCTGGAAAAGAGGGGGAGCTTCAGCCCCGAGGAAATGGTGAGCACCATGGCCCACGCCTTTTTGGGCGAGACCTTGACCGCCGATGAGCGCCAGCGACACCATCAGCTCGTCTCCCGGGAGATGGGGCAGCAGTCCCGGGTCTTTCAATTGCTGGCCCAGGAGGCCCTGGTGCCCTTCATGGACTTGGCCACCCGCATGTGGCAACGCTGCCTGCCCCACCCCGTGGACCCCGAGCGCCTGAAACTCATCGCGATCTCCATCTTTGCCCAGGTCATGTACTTCAACTTCGCCCGGCCGGTGGTCAGCCTGGTCACCGGGCGGCAATACGACAACGAATTCGTGGAGCAACTGGTGGAGCACATCACTACTTTCGCCCTGCACGGGCTGAATGGAGACAAGGTGCAATGA
- a CDS encoding efflux transporter outer membrane subunit: MRLRPARTILALLLGGSLALGTAGCIKVGPDYQRPEFAFKMPPGYDQVKAKAKAKSPYANLDKWWEQFGDPQLNQVVSEVLKQNLDLEKAAGRVLELKSAFVVSRSQRYPTVTLDGTGQKQRSVTSLSLPTTQVLSDERDSFNLSLAATFEVDLWGKLARSEAAAKADLLAAEENRRTVAQTVVASAVTGYFKVRSIQRRLAVNQQSIEAYTTSVTVVEGRYERGLISVLDLRQARRSLAQAKAQRPALEQELGLAKQQLAVLLGRYPTIKPDPDKGIDYLARMKQVPPGLPSDLLLRRPDLRSAEATLTSLSEKIGVARAARFPTISLTGGFGYTSSALDKLFTPQNQLWNLALGISQPVFNAGRLAAQEKAARARYSQGVADYAKTVLTAFGEVEGALLTRKQQQDRRQRLKDAVQEAEATQSTAQRRYLRGLQDYLTVLEAQQTRYSLADQLVLNEQAILTNRVTLHRALGGGWANPPALAQAEK; the protein is encoded by the coding sequence ATGAGGCTCCGTCCCGCAAGGACCATCCTGGCCCTGCTTCTGGGCGGGTCGCTGGCCCTTGGCACGGCGGGTTGCATCAAGGTGGGCCCGGACTACCAACGTCCCGAGTTCGCCTTCAAGATGCCGCCCGGCTACGACCAGGTCAAAGCCAAGGCCAAGGCCAAGTCGCCCTATGCCAACTTGGACAAGTGGTGGGAGCAGTTCGGCGACCCGCAGCTCAACCAGGTGGTGAGCGAGGTGCTCAAGCAGAACCTGGACCTGGAAAAGGCCGCCGGCCGGGTGCTGGAGCTCAAGAGCGCCTTTGTGGTAAGCCGCTCGCAGCGCTACCCCACCGTGACCCTGGACGGCACCGGCCAGAAGCAGCGCTCGGTGACCTCGCTGAGCCTGCCAACCACCCAGGTCCTCTCCGACGAGCGCGACAGCTTCAACCTGTCCCTGGCCGCCACCTTCGAGGTGGACCTCTGGGGCAAGCTGGCCCGGTCCGAGGCTGCGGCCAAGGCCGACCTGTTGGCGGCCGAGGAAAACCGGCGCACCGTGGCCCAGACCGTGGTGGCCTCTGCGGTCACCGGCTACTTCAAAGTGCGGTCCATCCAGCGCCGCCTGGCGGTGAACCAGCAGAGCATCGAGGCCTACACCACCAGCGTCACCGTGGTTGAGGGCCGCTATGAGCGGGGCCTGATCAGCGTTTTGGACCTCCGGCAGGCCCGGCGCTCCCTGGCCCAGGCCAAGGCCCAACGGCCTGCCCTGGAGCAGGAGTTGGGCCTGGCCAAGCAGCAGTTGGCGGTGCTGTTGGGGCGCTACCCCACCATCAAGCCCGATCCGGACAAGGGAATCGACTATCTGGCCCGCATGAAGCAGGTGCCCCCGGGCCTGCCCTCGGACCTGCTGCTGCGCCGGCCGGACCTGCGCTCCGCCGAAGCCACCCTCACCTCGCTCAGCGAGAAGATCGGGGTGGCCCGCGCGGCCCGCTTCCCCACCATCAGCCTCACCGGCGGCTTCGGCTACACCAGCAGCGCACTGGACAAGCTGTTCACCCCGCAAAACCAGCTGTGGAACCTGGCCCTGGGCATCAGCCAGCCGGTGTTCAACGCCGGGCGTTTGGCCGCCCAGGAAAAGGCGGCCCGGGCTCGCTATAGCCAGGGCGTGGCCGACTACGCCAAGACGGTGCTCACCGCCTTCGGCGAGGTGGAGGGCGCCCTGTTGACCCGCAAGCAGCAGCAGGACCGCCGCCAGCGCCTCAAGGACGCGGTGCAGGAGGCCGAGGCCACCCAGAGCACCGCCCAGCGGCGCTATTTGCGGGGCTTGCAGGACTACCTAACCGTGTTGGAGGCCCAGCAGACCCGCTACAGCCTGGCTGATCAACTGGTGCTCAACGAGCAGGCAATTTTGACCAATCGCGTAACCTTGCATCGCGCCCTGGGCGGCGGCTGGGCCAATCCCCCGGCCCTGGCCCAGGCGGAAAAGTAG
- a CDS encoding efflux RND transporter periplasmic adaptor subunit: MPRNKKALWQILVVVLILAAGAAALTAFALSKKPPSRKKAVNLSPLVKAVEVDKGPRQVLVHGEGTVTPFSQAKLAAEVAGQVEYVSPKLVAGGAFNKGDLLLRIQQRDYQLALTLAEAKVKAAQTNLRTTEEESAAARDEWRLLEKDDGKKRGEPPALMVKAPQLAQFKANMEAALAEVEQARLNLSRTEIHAPFAGRVVSENVDLGQYLAKGANVATVFSIKAAEINVYLEDRDLAWIKVPGLTVRGQEGSPAVVRAQFAGREGSWRGRVVRALGTVNQSTRLVGVVVQVEEPYATLPPLAMGAFVRVEIMGRTLPEASLLPRAALREGDVVWAVGPGGKLVFTKVKVARVQGTEALLSPGLPDGTKVVTTNLREVSDGMKVRLAGQEG, from the coding sequence ATGCCTCGGAACAAGAAAGCCCTCTGGCAGATCCTGGTAGTGGTGCTCATCCTGGCCGCCGGCGCGGCGGCGCTCACCGCCTTCGCCCTGAGCAAGAAGCCGCCCTCGCGCAAAAAGGCGGTCAACCTGAGCCCCCTGGTCAAGGCCGTCGAGGTGGACAAGGGGCCCCGCCAGGTGCTGGTGCACGGCGAGGGCACGGTCACCCCCTTCAGCCAGGCCAAGCTGGCCGCCGAGGTGGCCGGGCAGGTGGAGTACGTCTCGCCCAAGCTGGTGGCCGGCGGCGCCTTCAACAAAGGCGACCTCTTGCTGCGCATCCAGCAGAGGGACTATCAGCTCGCCCTGACCCTGGCCGAGGCCAAGGTGAAGGCGGCCCAGACCAACCTGCGAACCACCGAGGAAGAGTCGGCCGCCGCCCGCGACGAGTGGAGGCTCCTGGAAAAAGATGACGGCAAGAAGCGGGGCGAACCCCCGGCACTGATGGTCAAGGCGCCCCAGCTGGCCCAATTCAAGGCCAACATGGAAGCAGCCCTGGCCGAGGTGGAGCAGGCCCGGTTGAACCTTAGCCGCACCGAGATCCACGCGCCCTTTGCCGGCCGGGTGGTCAGCGAAAACGTGGACCTGGGCCAGTACCTGGCCAAGGGAGCCAACGTGGCCACGGTGTTCTCCATCAAGGCGGCGGAAATCAACGTCTACCTGGAGGACCGGGACCTGGCCTGGATCAAGGTGCCCGGCCTCACCGTGCGGGGCCAGGAAGGCTCCCCGGCCGTGGTCAGGGCACAGTTCGCGGGCCGCGAGGGCTCCTGGCGCGGCCGGGTGGTGCGCGCCCTGGGCACGGTCAACCAGAGCACCCGCCTGGTGGGCGTGGTGGTCCAAGTCGAGGAACCCTACGCCACCCTGCCGCCCCTGGCCATGGGGGCCTTCGTGCGGGTGGAGATCATGGGCCGCACCCTGCCCGAGGCCAGCCTGTTGCCCCGGGCCGCCCTGCGCGAGGGAGACGTGGTCTGGGCCGTGGGGCCCGGGGGCAAGCTGGTGTTCACCAAGGTCAAGGTGGCCCGCGTGCAAGGCACCGAGGCCCTGCTCAGCCCGGGCCTGCCCGACGGCACCAAGGTGGTGACCACCAACCTCCGCGAGGTCAGCGACGGCATGAAGGTGCGCCTGGCCGGGCAGGAAGGCTAG